A genomic segment from Legionella quinlivanii encodes:
- the iolG gene encoding inositol 2-dehydrogenase, with translation MNKKCRMGIIGAGRIGKLHAANLKTQLPQFELNAIADPQLDTHWAKTLDIPLLSTSVEDILDNQDIDAVLIASPSHLHSQQILRACESGKAIFCEKPLGLSEQEILQTIEAVNKNNTLLQVGFNRRFDPSFSNLQNRIKTGEIGQTQLICITSRDPACPSKEYCATSGGIFMDMSIHDFDMARFLANSEVVEVYAAGAVLINPEFEAFNDVDTATIQLRFANGTLGIINNSRQAVYGYDQRIEVLGSEGMLLAGNQPSHQVVSYGMNGIHSANPLYFFLERYQQAFITELTAFYQSWISEKPALVSTFDGLQALRIAQAAKQSLEINAPVKL, from the coding sequence ATGAATAAAAAATGTCGAATGGGAATTATTGGTGCCGGAAGGATTGGAAAATTGCATGCCGCCAATTTGAAAACACAACTCCCTCAGTTTGAGCTGAATGCCATTGCGGACCCGCAACTGGACACTCACTGGGCAAAAACGCTGGATATTCCGCTGCTCAGCACATCTGTTGAAGATATACTTGATAATCAGGATATCGACGCTGTATTAATTGCTTCGCCCTCTCATTTGCATAGCCAACAGATTCTTAGGGCCTGCGAGTCTGGAAAAGCTATTTTTTGTGAAAAGCCCTTGGGCTTATCCGAACAGGAAATTCTTCAAACAATTGAAGCAGTAAACAAAAATAATACCCTGCTGCAAGTCGGCTTTAATCGTCGCTTTGACCCCAGTTTTTCAAATTTACAAAACCGTATAAAAACAGGTGAAATTGGTCAGACGCAACTTATCTGCATTACCTCACGTGATCCTGCATGCCCCTCAAAGGAGTATTGTGCAACCTCAGGCGGCATTTTCATGGACATGAGTATTCATGATTTTGATATGGCCCGCTTCCTCGCCAATTCAGAAGTGGTTGAAGTTTATGCAGCTGGCGCTGTCCTGATAAACCCTGAATTTGAAGCCTTTAATGATGTCGATACGGCGACAATACAACTGCGCTTTGCGAATGGCACACTGGGCATTATCAATAATAGCCGGCAAGCAGTTTATGGCTATGATCAGCGGATCGAAGTCTTGGGTTCAGAAGGAATGCTGCTCGCTGGAAATCAACCTTCCCATCAAGTAGTAAGTTATGGGATGAATGGCATCCACTCTGCTAATCCCCTGTATTTCTTTTTAGAACGCTACCAGCAAGCTTTTATAACCGAATTAACCGCATTCTATCAAAGCTGGATCTCTGAAAAGCCTGCGCTGGTCTCAACCTTTGACGGACTTCAGGCATTAAGAATTGCTCAGGCGGCAAAACAATCACTGGAAATTAATGCGCCGGTCAAATTGTAA